The genomic stretch CTACTTCATATCACAAGTCCAAGCACTGTGATAAGATTTCACCACACTCCTCACTTAAAAGAAAAACCCAATCATCAGTTTTACAGAAAACCATTGACACTGTGGACCATGCTTTATCACGTGAGGAATGAGTGTTCATGTTTCTGTCATCAAATTTACGTAAATCTTTATGTCTTTTCCTTTCAAGTTTTATGCCTGTGTTTGAGAGCCCAAATGTAGCTCTTCAGTCAAGTGCCCAACATATCCACTTATTGAGGTCAATTTTTGGGAACTATTGAAGAATGTGATAGCAAGATTTGTGAGACCACTCATggccgtgcagttgagtgccccacaaaccaatcatcgtcatcatcctcctcctcctcctcctcctcctcctcctcctcctcctatcctcACACCTTGCAGTCCCTATCCTCATCCCTCATTTCTCCCTACTCATGCTCCCATTTTCTTTTTGCTAAATTCACCTATTAACTTACATCTGCACTGTTCTCTCTGTTGTCTCCCTCTTCTATCTGTTTTGTCTTCCTATCCAATATGATCCGTCGCCTCAATCTGGCTGCAGTGTGTTTTTTACTTCATTAGCTCTGAAGTAATTGTAATTGTTGCTTAGCTTTTGGAAAACCTTATTTAGGTGCCTCTCAACCACTCAGTACCAGAGAATGTGATGAGTGGTTACATTTCGTCCCCCTATAACTTTTCAGACTGTTATCTAACAAATAAAGTGGGTTAACAAGAATTGTGACTAGAGACTGATGGAATGGATTTTTGATAGTAAAAAATATTAACTGGCTTCATTTCCTTCTTAAAAGTAATCACTTTAGTGACATCCACAACTGTTTTTACAACTGTTGAGAAATGAAATCAGGCTGTGGTCCATCACTGTATTTTACTTATGTGCTTTTTTTTCCCATTACGTGCAACAGATAATGTGCTGCAAACCTCTATTTTACAACGTGATTCGCTCTTAGAGTTTGACTGTCATCAGATATATGCGTAAAAAGTAAATGTACTAGGAGGACTGAAGCACAACTTATGACAATATTTGTGTTAGTCCTTTTGGTTCATTATGACTGGTGTTACATTGCTTCAGATTTACCTTTCTTTAAAAACCTGATGGTGATCAAATTATGAGACTGAAGCTTGTTGTAAAATAGAGGTTTGCTTCACAGCTGTTGTTGATTGCGTACCAAAGCTAATAAATAATACTTGTTTTGTGCAAATAATATATGCAAGGGGAAGAAAAGTTACCAGTAAATATTACAGTCTGTCCTACGAACTGAACCAATGCTTGAGATGGGGGAAACTACCCTTTTCCAGAAAAATGAAGCCTGCAGTAATTTTTGTAGATTGTGATCATGTGTGTTTCTTGAGATAGTTATATTAGTTCCAAAGTTCTGTGCTGTGTTTAGTAATAACATctttagttgaaaaataaaaacccTTGGATGTGTATGATCAGTGCATCACCACCTTGTTGTAACATTGTGAAATAGCCTTTAGCTGCTCTTTGTgaaaaaggggagggggagggggagcattAGGGGCTCATACAGTAACATGCTTGTTTCTCACAGTTCTGTGATTATTAATTTCTGAGGTCGACAGATTTCCATGAGCAGCTTTTCAACAATCAGTTAGGCTGAGTTTTAATTCTGTTGTGGTTCACAGTGAAAAACAACATGTTTAAGCCCTGTCATTTGCCTTAGTGTGATTTCTCTGTTGACAGGAAACTGACAGGACTACAGAAAGCCGATCACCATTCAGGCAGTTGAGACCGTCGTCTGCTCTGCCACAACAAGGCGGCGTTCTTGGTGAAGGCACAACGCTGAAGACGTCCCAGCAGGACATCATCGACAGGGTTGTCGACCGGATGTGCCGTCTTTCGGACAGTGAAGGCATTGGGTCGAAGCTGTTGGATAACAATAATGATGCACAGTATCCGTGCTCTAGAGAGAGGTCGCTGGTCGGCGACGTAGAGTCCCGCTGCTGCACTGGTGCCCAGTCCCACAAGAGTTTGTTTCGCAGCAGTGGCAGTCCTGGACCGCCAGTTGAAGAAAATAGTGCCCTCGAAGTTGCTGGAGAAATGAGTGATGGGGAAGATGGTATAGTTGTGCCACCAGGGTTTGAAGATTCTCCTATAAGATTGAAGGGATCGTCTACTGTGCGAAACGATAGCGAGGATTATGCTAACTTTCCTGTTGGTGCAGTCGTGGCTGGAGGGAAATTGGCGGATGAGTTAAAGGACTTTTCTGTTGCTGAGAGAGAAAGCGCATTGTCTAGTTTTAGGTCTGGTTGTGAACTAGGAACTGTTAACAGCACTGTAGATTGCCTTAACCTCAAGAAGACTAAAGCGAGCTTGAAAGAATTTCCGAAGAAAAGCTATGAAACAATAGAGGACAGCATCATGGCATCTTGTACTTCAATTGGGGAAGTTGGATGTAGTTCGACTAGAGAGAGTTCTGTCAGCGAAGAGAGCATCACTTCTGGGGAGAAAATGGAACCTGAAACAAAGACCAAAGTATCCAAAGATCTCTGTAGTTCTTCCAGTAATTGTACACAACCTTTCTCTGCCTCTCCTCAGGATAAGGGGGTAGAATGTCCGCAGCAACACTCCAGAAATGCTGAACGACAAAGAATCCCTGGTTCACCAGGTGGAAATCCTACGAGTTTTGAGTGTCCGTCAGAGGAATGCTCTTTGCTCACTGACAAGTATACCAGCAATGATTGTATCACACAGTTGTCTCCCTCACAAGATACATCAAACAATTCTGTAGCAAcaaaaaatgtggaatatgtgggacCAATTCTTGCAGTGACTAGTTTGCTAGAAGGTGACAACTCTGTCCGACCGTCGACAGCTGCCTCTGGGTGTCTTCCCAATGCAAAGCCTATCGGGAAAAGAGGTCATTTGTGTCCTAAAGTAAAGAAATTGCACCATTCTGAATCAGTAGATAATGTACAAAATGCAAGTGATCTATTAAAATGTGTAGACTGTCCAGGAGTGCCATTGGTCTCAACTGAAGAACAGAGAAGAGAATTGACTGTTTCACATGCTATGGACATTTGTTCGAAGGAATCCACAGACAATTTTTCAGGCTCAAAGTTGAAGGAGCATGTCAGTAGCGATGTTTTGTGCAGAGCACCGGATGTAGAAGAAACGGTAAAGATACAAGGGAAGAAACCAGAGCGGAAACTTCTGCAGGTGAAGCCATCTGTAAGGACTGTAGAAAGTGCAACACAGTTTGATGGAGGCACGTACACCCATGTCTTTGTCAGTAAGACATCGAAGAATGAGTGCAGTAAGATAAAAAATGACTGTTCGACAGCATTATTGAAATATCGGCATGTGGTGGACGATACGGAGGGAAAAGACAGTGGGAAAACTGAAGGACTTGCCACCATTATTTGTCATACAAATGACACTGGTATTTTCCCCCCTCTAAAATCTGCAGACTGTAACGGTGAGTGTGTCACAAAGTACAGTGGAGAGGTAAaagttaaaacagcaaataaaGCTTCTCCAGCTAACATTTTGAATCATTCAATTTTGAAAAAGCCAGGGAAATTGAGAGGTGCCAGCAGGAAACGTGAACACTTCCTTGTGTCTACTGGATCTGAAATGTCGAAAATTCAGCCTGGAAAAcattttaaaagaatgaaaatggACAACAAAATTCCACGCAACTTACAAACAAAAAATGTGCCCATGGTAGAAAGCACGAGCAAAGGATTCACGGAAGGTGCTGGTGTTGTGCTACCTCATATCATTTCAGAAGGAAGAGGCTTCCATCTGGATGACCAAAAGCAAGCTACTGGTAGTGAAACATCAAACAAGTGTCTGGATCTCAAGGTATACAGTACTGCCCAGAAAGGTGACCATAAAGAAACTGTTGTTTACGGTTCTGAAAACTTTAAAAGTGCCGGTAGTACCATTTGCTCTGCCGATGCAAATAAAGATAATATCAGTCGAGAAGAAAAGGTTTTGTGTGAGGTGCCATTTCATTCTGTAAGTAGCGAGTTGAGCACCGATGTAGAGAATAACAGTGCATTTCAAATGTGTGAATCTACAATACCGAGTGTGCGAGAAGCATTTGGAACTCGTGATGAGCTTGCAGAAATGACAAGGACAGAAGAAAATCCAGATAACACTGATAATGTAGAACTGGTGAACATTTGTGGTATGGACCAAATTATTAACAGTGCAGATGAAAAGACATGTGATGAAAGTGCTCCCAATACCAGCTCAAAATTAGTACGGACTTCTGTGCCTGTGGAGTCATATGAGGGTAGTAATATTAGTGTAGTGGAAGAATCCATCATCAGTGAATTGACTGCCACTTCATCATCTGTCATTCTTGACATCGATCTGGACCTGACACAAACACGACTGAGCCCACAGGTAAGAACACTGTAagttcttttctttaattttaatttatttacttttagaTTTGTCATTGTGGTAGATATAGGCCTGAAAAGCCATCTCTTGCATTCTTCATGCTTCAGTACGCTAGTGAGGGGGTGTTCCATAAAGAACGCAACGTTTGAAATGTCTGCCATTTCTGTTCTAGTAAGTTAGCAGCACTGAATGTTGCACTATTTTCATTGTGGTTATTAATGGAGCATGCCATGAAGGAATGGTGTATTGTCATAATGAAAACTTATTACAAACATAGTGAATATTGTGTAGGTCTGTTCACAAATGGTGTGGAATGTTTGGTCAAAGTAATATGCCAAATAAGTTGGCTGTGATGCGACTAATTGCTAAATTTGAGAAAACTGGTTCAGTTGTGAACATTAAACTCCTGGGACATTCTAGTGTAGTTATGTAGAAAACATCACCAAACATTACTATCATGGGTGATAATGCTGGAGAAAGCCTGGTGCAATCTATTCCCCGACCTTTACAACAATCAAATATTCCAAGAGCCAGCACATAATGAATTCCAAAAGATGATGTGCACCTTGGGACTTATAAAATCCAACTGATGCACCGAGGCCCATACGATCACAAAAAGCACTGAGTATTTCCCCATCAGGTGCTTGCGAAACAAAGAGTGAACAACAATCATTAAGAAAATAATGTTCATTGATGAGAGAGACTTTCTGTTGAAGGGCTTCATGAACAATCAAAATTGTAAGATTTGGGGCACTGAAAACTCTTGGTAATAATTACGGAGAAGCCACTACGTCCACAGTGAGTGACTTTGTGGTGTGGCATTTCGGCTGAAGAGTGTAATTGGGCTGTATGTATTGGAAGATAGGGTCAGAAACGCATTAATTGTGGACTATGAAACTTATTGCAATATGGTACTTACAGGGTTTTGTGGTCTGAACTGGATCATGTGAATGGTGAGACACATTATTTTAAACAATATGGCACAGTATGTCACATGTTGATGGCTGCAATATGTGACATCTGGATTGCAACAATGGACTTGTTGCAAGAGAGGATCCTTGGCCCGATGATTTCTTGCAATGGTGACATGAATCAGCCACCCAGACTTGTGGTTTGAtgcaaagtatttttttttctgtggggctgtttgaaatcgtgtgtgtgtgtgtgtgtgtgtgtgtgtgtgtgtgtgtgtgtgaacaaactATGATCACTTCCAGACCACAAGGCCGTAATTCATTGTGTAGTTATTTCAGAAGTAGAAGTGCAGGTGTGACAAAATGTTATGgaacaattaattgaaataacGAGTGTGTATCAGCAGAGTCGTGGGGAGCATTAGTGTAATATAATAGTGCATACAAAAGTAAAGGTGATAACATTATCCTGGCTTTTACGACTATCCGTTCCTTCCTTGGATAGGAGAGAAGGATAGAATGGGGAAAGGTGAAAAAGAAAGGGCCAGTCATTGAGGTCCCAAAATAAGAAGTACCTGTTCGTAGTGAGGAACGGCATTGATAAAGCTGAAAGGGGAGACGTCAGAGATGGTACTAAGCCATCTACAGTCGAGAGCTGAGGTCTGAGTGATGTGTAAAGATACATTAAGCAGTCTTCATTTGCAGATGTACTCTGCCAGCCAcgttatggtgtgtggcagagggtaccctgtagcactactagtcatttcctttcatgttccacaaAGAAATTATTTACACTACTGTGAAACAGGTTGCAAATGAAGCAGTGGATTTGGTCATCTTGGTTGCATCTTTCAAAATGGCAAAGCTTACTACTGGCAGTGTTGCCAGCTGAATTTCTACCCTGCATCTACACAACACTTGAAATGTACCCAAGTCAGCCAAGAGAGTCGAAAAACTTTATGCGgaggtgtactgaaaagtaatgtctctgattttttttattctgtGGCCAATATCAGTTGTGGTGTTACAAGCCatacatattactcggtcgactttcttgCTTTGCTGATGCAGATTGCAACCTTCTGCCGCTGAAGGGCTGTGAATTGTAGTGTGTAATGTGATAGCGTGTAATATAACTGGTGgggcaggagcaacagtgtgctgtaatcgagtttctaacagcAGAAAACTTCATCCCCACAGGGAGTAATCTCTTGTTCAGTGCGACTATTTTAGACCACACGTGAGTGCTGTGATACCTGCAACAGTTCaatgctttgggttcactgtcattgatcatcttcCATAGAGTCCCAACacggccccatctgattttcatgtcaccacaacttaaagaacatctttgaTGATTTCACTTTGATGGTAATTAAGCAGTCAAAGTGGAAGTGAGTCTGTGGCACCATCTACAAGGTCAAATATCCTACTGGTGTGTCTCATTGGGAGAATGTGTTCCTTGCCttaagaaataaatacgtagatgtGCCCCATACCTAgctctggtctctctctctctctctctctctctctctctctctctctctctctctctctctctctctcttttttttttttttgggtcatcagtcgtctgactggtttgatgtggcccgccatgaattcctctcctgtgccaacctcttcgtctcagagtagcacttgcaacccacgtcctcaattatttggtggatgtgtatttcagtctctgtcttcctctacagtgtttgccactctacagttccctctagtaccatggaagtcattccctaatgtcataATTgttctcctatcatcctgtcctttcttcttgtctgtgttctcCACCTCTTGCTTTCCTCTCAGGTTCTGCATAGTGCCTCTGCCTccgcattccttatcttatcagtccacccagttttcaacattcgtctctagcgccacatctcaaatacttcaattctcttctgttccggtttttcacaGCC from Schistocerca serialis cubense isolate TAMUIC-IGC-003099 chromosome 10, iqSchSeri2.2, whole genome shotgun sequence encodes the following:
- the LOC126424920 gene encoding uncharacterized protein LOC126424920 — encoded protein: MASDALKTTGVAKEQNTAKGNAHRVQAEQREASQSDEAECEEGIRKQPESARGPEPPHHARRPMNAFLIFCKRHRGVVRDRFPHLENRSVTKILGEWWANLEAREKASYTELAKQYKEAFLQANPDFKWYKLPAPPLRTLVTRPSNQTRPLKLECDTACGGPITPGKLADETQMGSLSSLLASLPPPGPAPLTPPPVPPATGPPKPPKKRYLQELGAGEAQHVLPMPPVYRLRMAASEETDRTTESRSPFRQLRPSSALPQQGGVLGEGTTLKTSQQDIIDRVVDRMCRLSDSEGIGSKLLDNNNDAQYPCSRERSLVGDVESRCCTGAQSHKSLFRSSGSPGPPVEENSALEVAGEMSDGEDGIVVPPGFEDSPIRLKGSSTVRNDSEDYANFPVGAVVAGGKLADELKDFSVAERESALSSFRSGCELGTVNSTVDCLNLKKTKASLKEFPKKSYETIEDSIMASCTSIGEVGCSSTRESSVSEESITSGEKMEPETKTKVSKDLCSSSSNCTQPFSASPQDKGVECPQQHSRNAERQRIPGSPGGNPTSFECPSEECSLLTDKYTSNDCITQLSPSQDTSNNSVATKNVEYVGPILAVTSLLEGDNSVRPSTAASGCLPNAKPIGKRGHLCPKVKKLHHSESVDNVQNASDLLKCVDCPGVPLVSTEEQRRELTVSHAMDICSKESTDNFSGSKLKEHVSSDVLCRAPDVEETVKIQGKKPERKLLQVKPSVRTVESATQFDGGTYTHVFVSKTSKNECSKIKNDCSTALLKYRHVVDDTEGKDSGKTEGLATIICHTNDTGIFPPLKSADCNGECVTKYSGEVKVKTANKASPANILNHSILKKPGKLRGASRKREHFLVSTGSEMSKIQPGKHFKRMKMDNKIPRNLQTKNVPMVESTSKGFTEGAGVVLPHIISEGRGFHLDDQKQATGSETSNKCLDLKVYSTAQKGDHKETVVYGSENFKSAGSTICSADANKDNISREEKVLCEVPFHSVSSELSTDVENNSAFQMCESTIPSVREAFGTRDELAEMTRTEENPDNTDNVELVNICGMDQIINSADEKTCDESAPNTSSKLVRTSVPVESYEGSNISVVEESIISELTATSSSVILDIDLDLTQTRLSPQGLADLAAKDGVVVLTLPVDDELVLPPLLSEPQPAVVAVQPAAVECLEAASQTLTDVESRDTAACSIVGGGVLSAVDKDTSSNESEDSRESMSEEIVTTATNITEAVPLEASDAGPNSAAVNDGESPSVGGSTSGAVSETQIPLTGAGKCLPVMDESADFSVSIQKSEENYDGELNAVRRKSTRTCKGLRYHQFMVEGRLKKGHRRPLSRGSSEKGGKVLRSNSCALAVHSAGVLASVPVTSPSDVTCALPSVAVPPVGSSNALSSSSRDVSSGSDRSDAEMDMPLEMRNRFSSPDNLQRIYTVKSKFEKPGKDVLEDSMPDSPAKKRFRAADFNLEEKIEALPSLSLEEFQMKKKARKRKVAPPLPPPDSRLPTKQTVPSPAVSPDSTEGSNIAGNRVTLTVEATAVVTSSDGSQLCSTAHLQSAGGVTSASAVGSAADASRQLVGSQKRKARKQSITRLDSDNVRILRDTAVVEPAVLSNIALSSLATIAVTGSKLVK